The segment CGGGGGCTCGCGCTCCTCTCGGCCGCCGCGGCGGCGATTCCCGTGGTCGTTCTCGGCGGATCGACCTGGGGAGGCGCGGTCAAGATCGCGAAACGGATCCCTCGCCCGATGCCGGCCGGCGAGGTCGTCGCCGGCCTCGCCCGGTCGGCGTACACGATCGTCAAGGGCGTGCCGTGGGTCGGAGAGTGGAGCTTCTTCCGGCCGCCGGTCTGGCTCCTCGTTCTCGGGTTGCTTCTCGGCGCCGCGCTCGCGCTCGGCGTCCGCATCTGTGCCGGCTCGCCGCGTTTCCCCGCGCACGCGGCGGGCCTGGTCGTCGCGATCGCCGGCACGTTCGCGTTCGTGCTCGCCGACCGCCGCGTCTTCGGCGCGTGGGGCGGCGTCGGCGGATGGTACGTCTGGAGCTGGGCGCCGTGGCTCGCCCTTCTCGCCGACGACACGATGGAGTGGCGGGGAAACGCGCGATGGCGCGTCGCCGCGGTCCCGGCTTACGTTCTTCTCTTCAATGTCTGCTGGTTCGCCGCGGCGGGGAGGCTGTACGGGTGGAGGAAGATTCCCCCCGGGGCAGCGCGCATTCCGGGAGCCGTTGCGAATTTCTCGGCGTTTTCCGCGCATTCGTGTAGATTTTCCGCACGGTGGCTCTTCCCGACGGGACCCGGCTGGGCAGGTACGAGATCCTCGCGCGGATCGGCGCGGGCGGGATGGGCGAGGTCTATCGGGCCCGGGACCGCGTCCTCGGCCGCGAAGTCGCCGTCAAGGTCCTGACCGGCCGCCTCGCCGGGGACCCCGCGTTTCGCGGCCGCTTCGAGAGGGAGGCCCGGGCCGTCGCCGCGCTCACCCACCCGAACATCCTCTCGATCCACGACTACGGCGTCGACGGAGACGTCTGCTTCGCCGTGACCGAGCTGCTCGAGGGATGTCCCCTGCGCGAGCTTCTCGGCGGCCGGCTTCCATGGCGGCGGACCGTCGAGATCGGGCGGGAGATCGCCGCCGGGCTCGCCGTCACGCACGCCCGCGGGATCATCCACCGGGATCTCAAGCCCGAAAACGTCTTCGTGACCTCCGACGGCCGCGTGAAGATCCTCGATTTCGGGCTCGCGCGGCAGGACACGGTTTCCGGCGGGGAGAACGAGACCGCGGCCGTCACGGCCGACATGATGACGGCGACGGGCGTCGTGATGGGGACCGTCGGCTACATGTCGCCCGAGCAGATCCGCGGCGCCCGCGCGGGAGCCGCGAGCGATCTTTTCTCTCTCGGCTGCATCCTGTACGAAATGCTTTCGGGAAGGCCCCCCTTTCGCGGCCGATCGGCGTCGGACACGGTCGCCGCGACGCTCCGCGACGAGCCCCCGCCTCTCGCGGCGCTCTCGCCCGGACTTCCCGCCGCCGTCGGCGCCGCCGTCGCGCGCTGCCTGGAAAAGGATCCCGAGCGGCGCTCCGTCTCGGCGGCCGGGCTCGCCGCGCTCCTGTCCGATGCGCTGCGCGGATCGGCCGGCGAGTCCGAGGCGGAGACGGCGGTCGGGCCGGCCCCGGCGCGGTCCGACGAACTTCCTGCACCTTCTTTCCCGGTCCCGGCCGCGCCGCGCTCGGTCGCCGTGCTTCCGCTCCGCAACGTCACGCGCGAACCGGAATCCGACTACCTGACCGATGGAATCGCGGAGAGCCTGATCGACGCGCTCTCGCGCCTCGGGGGCCTGAGAGTGATGGCGCGGACGACCGTCTTTCGTCTGGGCGCCGACGCCGATCCGCGAAAGATCGCCGCCGATCTCGGGGTCTCCGCCGTCCTGACCGGCCGCCTTGCGCAGCGCGGCGGCGATCTCGACGTCGGATTCGAGCTCGTGGACGCGGCGGGCGGATGGCGCATCTGGGGCGAGGAATTCCGGACGGGGCCGGACCGCCTTCGCGAGACCGAGCGCAAGATCGTGGCGGCGGTGGCCGGCGCGCTCGGCGTCGCCGCGCCCGCCGCGGCCTCTCCTTCGTCGAGCCCCGCAGCTTCCCGGGCCGCCTACCTCCTGGATCTCAAGGGCCGCTACAACTGGAACAAGAGCACGGTGCCGAGCATCCGGAAGGCGATCGAGTTCTTCGAGCAGGCGATCGAGGAGGACCCGACCGACGCGGCCGCCTACGCCGGGCTGTCGGACTGCTACGCCGCGCTCGGCATGGACCGGTACGGCGCGATGTCCCCGCGCGAGTCGCTCCCGCGCGCCAGGGCGGCCGCGCGCCAGGCGCTCGAGATCGACGAAGGCCTGGACGAGGCCCACGTTTCGCTCGGCTACGCGTCGCTCCTCGATCTCGACTGGGCGGGGGCCGAACGCGAGTTCCGCCGCGCCCTCGAGATCAATCCCGAGCGGGCGCGCACCCGCCACTTCTACGGTTTCTTCCTCGCGACGCAGGCGAGGTTTTCGGAATCGGAGGAACAGTTCCGCCGGGCGCTGGAGCTCGACCCGCTGTCGCTCCTGATCCACGCGGACTACGGCTGGAGTCTCTACTGCGCCCGGCAGTACGGCCGCGCGCGCGAGCAGCTCGAGAAGACCATCGAGATCGACGCCGCGTTCCCGCAGAGCTACCTGTGGCTCGCCCTCGTCGGGCTCGAGGCGGGCCCTCCCGGGAAGGCCGTCGCGGCCGCGGAAAAAGGCGCCGAGCTCACCGGCGGCAGCTCGACGATGCTCGGCATCCTGGCGCTGGCGCACGCGCGAGGGGGCGACGCCGACGCGGCCCGCGCCGTCGTCGCCCGGATCGACGCGGACCGCGAGGCGGGGAAGTACGTCACCGACGTCGTGATGGTCTGCCGGGATCTCGCGCTCGGCGACCACGATTCGGCCCTGACGTGGCTCGAGCACTCGTACGAGCACCGGGCGAGCTACTGCGTCGCGCTCAAGGTCTACGCGTTCCTCGATCCCCTGCGCGGCGATCCGCGGTTCGCGGAGCTGCTCCGGAAGAGCGGCCTGGACGGGTGACCCAGGGCATCGGCAGACGATTCGCCGTTTCGGCATGCGATCGCCTCACGACGTGAACGGTGAAATTCCCGCTCGAGAGATTCGAAGCCGGCGCCGGCTTCGCGTCCTCCACGGACGGCAGGATCTTCGCCGGGGGGCTTCCGGGTCCTTTTCGATGCCCGTTCGAGCGTCCGGGCCGGCCCATGATCGCTTCCGAAGGAAAGAATCGGAGGGCCGTAAACGGAAACGGCCCGCCGCAACCTCTCTCATTTGAATGAGCGTTTTCCCCGATCCCGACTCGTTCCGAACTTTCGTCGAGAAGAACTTCAGCGCGCTCGCTTCCTTCGCGCGAAGCGTCCTGGGAAACGACCTGGATGCCGAAGACATCGCCCAGGACGCGCTCGTGCTCCTCTATCGCCGGCGCGCCGGGCTTCGTCCGGAGGGTTCTCCGCGCGCCTATCTCTACAGGATCACCTTGCGGCTCTGCCTGGCCCGCCGGCGCCGGGAGGCGCGGCGCGAGGCGATCTCGACCCTTTTCGCTCCGCTCCTGAGGCAGGAAGTCCCGCCCGCCTCCGAGCCCGTCGACTCGTGGTTTCGATCGCTGACCGTCCGCCAGGCCGCGATCGCGCACCTGTATTTTGCCGAAGACTTCGATGCCGGCGAAATCGCCGAGCGTCTCCGCATCGCGCCTTCGACCGTCCGCGTCCAGCTGAAGCGCATCCGTTCCCGACTCCGTCGGCTCCACGGGGCGGGCCCCGCTTCCGAGAGGTGTTCCGATGTTCCATGAAGAGGAGCTTCGCCGGGAGCTGAAGCGCCGGCGGCCCAGATCCGGGAGGGAAATCTGGCCCGGGCTGCAGCATCGTCTGGAGGCTGCTCCGCAGCGGCCTCGCCTGCGGTGGGCGGCGGGAATCGCGGCATGCGTTGCGGCGGCCGCGTTCATCTTCCTGTCGCGGGGAGGGAATCGGCCGGACCGCGGCCCCGCCGTGCGGATCGCGCAGGTTCGCGCTTTCGGCGTTCCGGCTCACGCCATCGTGCTGGAGCCCGATCCCCATACGGTGATGGTCATCGTCGAAGGACGTACAAAGGAAGAGGAGAACCCATGATCCGAAAACGAATGCTCGCCCTTCTGGTATTGGCCGCCGGAGCGGCTTTCTTCGACGCCGCTCCGGCGGCCGGGTCGGGCGTGACGCTGCAGATCGATCTCTTTCAGGGGTATCGGGCCGGGGTCACCGATCTTCCTTCGGCGCCTTCGGTCGTGTACCTCCCGCCGGATCGAGGATGGTCGGACGACGTCGAGCGCCAGAGACAGCAGATCGCCGAAACTCTCGGCCTTGAGGGTGTTTCGGTCGTCTCGCTCCGGGAAGTGACCGTGGCATCGGGCGTGACGGCGACCGTGAGGGCCGACGCGGGCGGCAGCGAGCTCACGGTGAGCGTGCGTCCTTCGCTCGGCCCGAGCAACATCGTGGAGCTCGACCTCCGCGTGCTTGGCGGAAAG is part of the Thermoanaerobaculia bacterium genome and harbors:
- a CDS encoding sigma-70 family RNA polymerase sigma factor, translating into MSVFPDPDSFRTFVEKNFSALASFARSVLGNDLDAEDIAQDALVLLYRRRAGLRPEGSPRAYLYRITLRLCLARRRREARREAISTLFAPLLRQEVPPASEPVDSWFRSLTVRQAAIAHLYFAEDFDAGEIAERLRIAPSTVRVQLKRIRSRLRRLHGAGPASERCSDVP
- a CDS encoding protein kinase, coding for MGEVYRARDRVLGREVAVKVLTGRLAGDPAFRGRFEREARAVAALTHPNILSIHDYGVDGDVCFAVTELLEGCPLRELLGGRLPWRRTVEIGREIAAGLAVTHARGIIHRDLKPENVFVTSDGRVKILDFGLARQDTVSGGENETAAVTADMMTATGVVMGTVGYMSPEQIRGARAGAASDLFSLGCILYEMLSGRPPFRGRSASDTVAATLRDEPPPLAALSPGLPAAVGAAVARCLEKDPERRSVSAAGLAALLSDALRGSAGESEAETAVGPAPARSDELPAPSFPVPAAPRSVAVLPLRNVTREPESDYLTDGIAESLIDALSRLGGLRVMARTTVFRLGADADPRKIAADLGVSAVLTGRLAQRGGDLDVGFELVDAAGGWRIWGEEFRTGPDRLRETERKIVAAVAGALGVAAPAAASPSSSPAASRAAYLLDLKGRYNWNKSTVPSIRKAIEFFEQAIEEDPTDAAAYAGLSDCYAALGMDRYGAMSPRESLPRARAAARQALEIDEGLDEAHVSLGYASLLDLDWAGAEREFRRALEINPERARTRHFYGFFLATQARFSESEEQFRRALELDPLSLLIHADYGWSLYCARQYGRAREQLEKTIEIDAAFPQSYLWLALVGLEAGPPGKAVAAAEKGAELTGGSSTMLGILALAHARGGDADAARAVVARIDADREAGKYVTDVVMVCRDLALGDHDSALTWLEHSYEHRASYCVALKVYAFLDPLRGDPRFAELLRKSGLDG